Proteins encoded by one window of Chanos chanos chromosome 7, fChaCha1.1, whole genome shotgun sequence:
- the cenpk gene encoding centromere protein K, which yields MALVHTNFYADTGASAKQTESQIIHPSERSVHNEFSDEAKSELLDECEKQFSQLQKLQNEILLADTESSDGESSEIVNRLSALSAELEQWQETEPKLMPTNPEILLAVGKEELQTLNTQLKMVLSSAQVKRDALKDTLKREQTWLQEKKEVLNAVSEKVSELRLESEGLSEHSVLVDMKRKIQTVKDYQSRLMDTLSDMLTDHFPLPEEQANTSKRKRTALPDPGRHLISLSEILELLTNKTLESPHEPYVTMDESFWPPYTEMLLRNGIATRHPEDSTKIRLENFY from the exons ATGGCTCTGGTCCATACCAATTTCTATGCAGAT ACCGGAGCTTCCGCAAAGCAAACAGAGAGTCAGATAATCCACCCGTCGGAGCGGTCGGTCCATAACGAGTTTTCGGATGAGGCGAAATCTGAGCTGTTGGACGAGTGCGAAAAGCAGTTTAGTCAACTCCAGAAG ctACAGAATGAAATCCTTTTGGCAGACACAGAGTCAAGCGATGGTGAATCCAGTGAG ATAGTCAATCGTTTGAGTGCTCTTTCAGCTGAGCTCGAGCAATGGCAGGAAACTGAGCCGAAAT tgATGCCAACGAATCCTGAAATTCTACTGGCTGTTGGAAAAGAGGAG TTGCAGACCTTAAACACACAACTCAAGATGGTTCTCTCCTCTGCCCAAGTGAAGCGAGACGCGCtgaaagacacattaaaaag AGAGCAGACCTGGCTACAGGAGAAAAAGGAGGTGCTAAACGCAGTCAGTGAGAAAGTGTCCGAATTACGACTGGAGAGCGAAGGTCTGTCAGAGCACAG TGTTTTAGTGGATATGAAGAGAAAGATCCAGACAGTAAAGGACTACCAGAGCAGACTCATGGACACCCTGAGCGACATGCTAACAGACCACTTCCCACTCCCCGAAGAGCAAGCAAACACCAGCAAGAGAAAAAGG acTGCGCTCCCAGACCCGGGAAGGCATCTAATATCGCTCAGTGAAATTCTTGAG CTGTTGACTAACAAAACGCTGGAATCTCCCCACGAACCGTATGTTACCATGGACGAGTCCTTTTGGCCTCCGTACACCGAGATGCTACTTCGCAATGGAATTGCAACAAGACACCCTGAAGACAGCACTAAAATACGTTTGGAGAATTTCTACTGA